The Rhizobium sp. WSM4643 genome contains the following window.
CCGCAGCTTCTTTCTCTCGCTGGAACAACGGCTGCAGAAGAATCCGTCCGCGCCGCCCGTCCTCGGCATTCTCGATCTCGATGGCTTCAAGCCCGTCAACGACGTCTTCGGCCATGCTGCCGGCGATCTCGTGCTCAAGGAGACGGCCCGCCGCTTCGTCGCGCTGGTCGGCGAAGAGGGCATCGTCTCCCGTCTCGGCGGCGATGAGTTCGGGATCATCTTCCCCTGCTCGATGACACGCCAGGCGATCGCCGATCTCGGTCAGGCGCTCTGTGCTGCCGTCCGCGACCCTTTCGAAATCCCCGATGGCTCGGTCCGCGTCTTCGGCTCCTGCGGCATCGTCTATCCCGATATCGGCACATATACCGCCGAGGATCTCTACGAGAAAGCGGATTTCGCCCTCTACCAGGTCAAGAGCAAGCGCAGCAGCGGCGTCGAATTCTTCTCGGCCGAGCACGAGAAGATCCTGACGCAGCGCCACCTGATCGAACTCGAGCTGCAGGCGAACGATTTCGCCAAGGAATTGAAACTCGATTATCAGCCGATCGTCGAATTGAAGAGCGGCCGCGTCGTCGCTTTCGAGGCGCTCGCCCGCTGGGACAGCGCCCGCTTCGGCCGTATCAGCCCGGACGCCTTCATCCCCGCTGCCGAGCGCACGGCGGTCATCGGCCGCATGACACGCATCCTCTTTGCCAAGGCGCTCGAAGCGCTGGCGGTCATTCCACGGCATCTGAGCCTGTCCTTCAATCTCTCGGCGCGCGATATCTGCGACCACGAAACGTCGATGGCGCTGCTCGCCATGATCACCCGCTCCGGCATCGATCCCAGGCGCATCGAATTCGAGATTACCGAGACCGCACTGCTCTCCGATTTCGACACCGCCGACCAGGTGATATCAATGCTGCGCGCTGCCGGCATCTCGATCGCGCTTGATGATTTCGGCACCGGCTATTCGAGCCTCAGCCATATTCATCGTCTCGCCTTCGACAAGCTGAAGATCGACAAGTCTTTCGTGATGAATTTCGATCGCGACGCCCGTTGCATGAACATCACCCGCTCGGTCGCCAATCTCTGCCAGAATCTCGGCATTGCCTCCGTCGCCGAAGGCGTCGAAAGCGAAGAGATCGCCGAGGGATTGAAGGCGATGGGCGTTCGCCTGGCGCAGGGCTATCATTTCTCGCGGCCGCTGCCGCTGGAACTTGCCATCGATTACGCCGTCCGGTGCGAGGCCGAAGCCTCCGCCCGCAATTCGCTGTCTGCCTGAACCAATCTCCCGACCGGACTTGAATCGACTGGAGCGAAGCTACGTCGTCGTCTATTCATGGTCGTAACAATGAGGTGAACCATGCAAGGCGAAGTCATCATCGAACGGCGAGGGACTGCGGGCGTCATCCGGCTCAACCGGCCGCGGGCGCTGAACAGCCTG
Protein-coding sequences here:
- a CDS encoding putative bifunctional diguanylate cyclase/phosphodiesterase translates to MKNFLASLQLQKDNPTLLTAQFRALSSQIPILYVLLIINALAVAITHLKSAPLWLSLYIPVILSVVCVFRLCWWEIRGKEYVTAERAYRLMKVTISGAGMLAVAFGGWAIALYQYGDASQQGQIAYFLVVTGISCIFCLMHLPMAAALTTVITFSAMIATFMFSGNPVFVATAISGIFLILPFLRVINSYFQNFVGLVQLTEELKQKQAEAEELNLVNSRNALHDQLTGLANRRSFFLSLEQRLQKNPSAPPVLGILDLDGFKPVNDVFGHAAGDLVLKETARRFVALVGEEGIVSRLGGDEFGIIFPCSMTRQAIADLGQALCAAVRDPFEIPDGSVRVFGSCGIVYPDIGTYTAEDLYEKADFALYQVKSKRSSGVEFFSAEHEKILTQRHLIELELQANDFAKELKLDYQPIVELKSGRVVAFEALARWDSARFGRISPDAFIPAAERTAVIGRMTRILFAKALEALAVIPRHLSLSFNLSARDICDHETSMALLAMITRSGIDPRRIEFEITETALLSDFDTADQVISMLRAAGISIALDDFGTGYSSLSHIHRLAFDKLKIDKSFVMNFDRDARCMNITRSVANLCQNLGIASVAEGVESEEIAEGLKAMGVRLAQGYHFSRPLPLELAIDYAVRCEAEASARNSLSA